The Chitinophaga niabensis genome segment ATACTGCCATGCCGGGAACCGGAAAGGAGGTAGTGCTGGATGCGATGTAAATGATCCTTCCGTTATCAGATACATGTTTTGCAGCCTGCTGCATGGTGAAGTAAGAACCTTTGGTATTGATAGAAAACACTTTATCGAATTGTTCCTCTGTAAAATCTGTTACGGGTACTTCCACCATTTCAATCCCTGCATTGGCCACTACGATGTCTATCTTTCCGTAAGCGGCGATGGCTTCTGCAAATAACCTTTGCAGGTCTGCTACTTTACTAACATCTGCCTGCACAGCTATCACGCTTGCACCCATGGCTTTGATATTGCTGACCACTTCATCCGCAGAAGATTTGTCTTTGGAATAATTGATCACGATATCTGCGCCGAGAGCTGCGTAACGTTCGG includes the following:
- a CDS encoding SDR family oxidoreductase, which produces MNRLNNKVALITGSARGLGKAIAERYAALGADIVINYSKDKSSADEVVSNIKAMGASVIAVQADVSKVADLQRLFAEAIAAYGKIDIVVANAGIEMVEVPVTDFTEEQFDKVFSINTKGSYFTMQQAAKHVSDNGRIIYIASSTTSFPVPGMAVYGGSKTTPRYLVDILSKEIGHRGVTVNSIIPFAVDHSGIFADPKAYPELRKQLLDSCPMGRLAEVEDVANLAEFFASDLSSFVSGQHLLVNGGATN